The Actinocatenispora sera genome has a window encoding:
- a CDS encoding NEW3 domain-containing protein: MSWRRSPTISRRRALPKRSALGLIMAVLLAGSLATAPAQASPGRSGSPGWGSPADSWLPQPNETPPDNGLALTPPMIFNAWMTKGCNISQQTFVDAANTLVDSGLAAAGYDYVAIDDCWSAAERDADGNLVADPAKFPNGMRWLGDYLHARGLKFGIYEDAGTTTCAGYPGSWGHFQQDADTFASWGVDLLKFDGCNLPSIAGQTADQVLETAYTRMAEALRASGRPIAYFESAPWYAHDLPAALEWASRIGNLWYNPANGSVESARYAGPGHWNFATTLAPQLSSSLAEKRAAVSMAAELASPLVFSADMATLTAAQAKVLANPAVIGVDQDPYGAQGTSVGHQGDVQVRSKPLANGDISVLFSNNGDTSERASLTAAQAGFSIDAPAYSLDNLWTGTKTQSAGTISADVPPHGVVMYRVTPLRKAAPTAAPATDLAVRGSGFSTGSTGPVTVTVTNDGVQSLKHVTLSVTLPSGGTVTPTSPVAVPEIAPGASWRATFTVTVAAAPRAARSRSTQPRSTGSRRHRPRRPGRSGDRTGRGSRPR, encoded by the coding sequence ATGTCCTGGAGAAGGTCACCGACGATCTCTCGCCGTCGAGCACTGCCGAAACGCTCCGCCCTGGGCCTGATCATGGCGGTGCTGCTGGCGGGCAGCCTGGCCACGGCCCCCGCACAGGCGTCCCCCGGGAGGTCCGGCTCGCCGGGCTGGGGCAGCCCGGCCGACAGCTGGCTTCCCCAGCCCAACGAGACCCCGCCGGACAACGGTCTGGCGCTGACCCCGCCGATGATCTTCAACGCGTGGATGACCAAGGGCTGCAACATCTCCCAGCAGACGTTCGTCGACGCCGCGAACACGCTGGTCGACTCGGGCCTGGCCGCCGCGGGCTACGACTACGTCGCCATCGACGACTGCTGGTCGGCCGCCGAACGCGACGCCGACGGCAACCTCGTGGCAGACCCCGCCAAGTTCCCCAACGGAATGCGGTGGCTCGGTGACTACCTCCACGCGCGCGGACTCAAGTTCGGGATCTACGAGGACGCCGGCACCACCACGTGCGCCGGCTATCCCGGCAGCTGGGGCCACTTCCAGCAGGATGCCGACACCTTCGCGTCGTGGGGTGTCGACCTGTTGAAGTTCGACGGATGCAACCTGCCGTCGATCGCCGGCCAGACCGCCGACCAGGTGCTCGAGACGGCCTACACGCGGATGGCGGAGGCGCTGCGGGCGAGCGGTCGCCCGATCGCCTACTTCGAGTCCGCCCCCTGGTACGCCCACGATCTTCCCGCCGCGCTGGAGTGGGCGAGCCGGATCGGCAACCTCTGGTACAACCCGGCCAACGGAAGCGTCGAGTCGGCGCGGTACGCCGGACCAGGGCACTGGAACTTCGCCACGACCCTGGCACCGCAGCTCTCGTCTAGCCTCGCCGAGAAGCGGGCAGCGGTCAGCATGGCGGCCGAACTCGCGTCCCCGCTGGTCTTCAGCGCCGACATGGCGACGTTGACGGCCGCCCAGGCCAAGGTCCTCGCCAACCCCGCGGTGATCGGTGTCGATCAGGACCCGTACGGCGCGCAGGGCACCTCGGTCGGCCACCAGGGCGACGTGCAGGTGCGGTCCAAGCCGCTCGCCAACGGCGACATCAGCGTCCTGTTCTCCAACAACGGCGACACCAGCGAGCGGGCCAGCCTGACCGCGGCGCAGGCGGGCTTCTCCATCGACGCCCCCGCCTACTCGCTCGACAACCTGTGGACGGGCACGAAGACCCAGTCGGCCGGTACCATCTCGGCCGACGTGCCGCCGCACGGCGTCGTGATGTACCGGGTGACGCCGCTGCGCAAGGCGGCACCCACCGCGGCGCCCGCCACCGACCTCGCGGTGCGCGGTTCCGGATTCAGCACCGGAAGCACCGGACCGGTCACCGTGACCGTCACCAACGACGGCGTCCAGTCGCTCAAGCACGTCACGCTGTCGGTGACGCTGCCCTCCGGTGGCACGGTCACCCCCACCTCACCGGTGGCCGTACCGGAGATCGCGCCGGGAGCCTCGTGGCGGGCCACGTTCACGGTCACCGTCGCTGCTGCCCCGCGGGCGGCGAGGTCGAGATCGACGCAACCGCGGTCTACCGGGTCCCGCCGACACCGTCCGCGCCGTCCGGGCCGAAGCGGCGATCGCACGGGGCGGGGTTCTCGCCCTCGCTGA
- a CDS encoding HAD family hydrolase, with amino-acid sequence MNHQHHRPAPSAVRRALLVDVGGVLLLPNAELLTPVIARHGGVDTPEKFLRVHFAAYNAAFPSRGEPRDYYELLPRYAGVPEQRWRTCAEEYLAISRTRNMWHAPDPASRQALAAATEAGLRVAVVSQADGRIAQMLLDARMCQEGDGPGVPVDAVLDSAIVGFDKPDPRLFRAALERVGVDAAHAVHVGDTVPADVRGAQAAGIRAVHYDPYDDCDDPGDHEHVHRLREVLALVPR; translated from the coding sequence ATGAACCACCAGCACCATCGCCCAGCACCGAGCGCCGTGCGCCGGGCCCTGCTCGTCGACGTGGGTGGGGTGCTGCTGCTCCCCAACGCCGAGCTCCTGACCCCGGTGATCGCCCGCCACGGCGGCGTCGACACCCCCGAGAAGTTCCTCCGGGTGCACTTCGCCGCCTACAACGCGGCGTTCCCGAGCCGTGGCGAGCCGCGCGACTACTACGAACTGCTCCCCCGGTACGCGGGCGTGCCCGAGCAGCGGTGGCGCACCTGCGCCGAGGAGTACCTGGCGATCTCCCGCACCCGCAACATGTGGCACGCGCCGGATCCGGCGTCGAGGCAGGCGCTCGCCGCGGCGACCGAGGCCGGCCTGCGCGTCGCGGTGGTCTCCCAGGCCGACGGCAGAATCGCGCAGATGCTGCTCGACGCCCGGATGTGCCAGGAGGGCGACGGCCCTGGTGTACCGGTCGACGCGGTGCTCGACAGCGCGATCGTCGGCTTCGACAAGCCGGACCCGCGGCTGTTTCGCGCCGCGCTGGAGCGGGTCGGCGTCGACGCCGCGCACGCGGTACACGTCGGGGACACCGTGCCGGCCGACGTGCGGGGCGCACAGGCGGCCGGCATCCGGGCGGTCCACTACGATCCGTACGACGACTGCGACGACCCGGGCGACCACGAGCACGTCCACCGGCTGCGGGAGGTGCTCGCGCTCGTCCCGCGGTAG
- a CDS encoding CBS domain-containing protein: MPGDVTTTQRVAQAMVTAPSTHGTATTVAQLRRYFADDHVHLALIVAADGRLVSTVERADLPAALPDATVARSVGTLAGRTVGPDDPVERAAAILARQQRRRLAVVDGSGRLLGLLCLKRSRTGFCSDADIRARAADRHGCDPGPDPPS; encoded by the coding sequence ATGCCCGGAGACGTGACCACGACGCAGCGGGTCGCGCAGGCGATGGTCACCGCGCCGAGCACGCACGGCACCGCCACCACGGTGGCGCAGCTGCGCCGGTACTTCGCCGACGACCACGTGCACCTGGCGCTGATCGTCGCGGCGGACGGCCGGCTGGTCAGCACGGTGGAACGCGCCGACCTGCCCGCGGCGCTGCCCGACGCCACCGTGGCCCGGTCGGTCGGGACGCTCGCCGGCCGTACCGTCGGCCCGGACGATCCGGTGGAGCGGGCGGCGGCGATCCTGGCGCGCCAGCAGCGCCGCCGGTTGGCCGTCGTGGACGGCTCCGGGCGGTTGCTCGGGCTGCTGTGCCTCAAGCGCAGCCGTACCGGCTTCTGCTCGGACGCCGACATCCGCGCCCGTGCCGCGGACCGCCACGGCTGCGACCCCGGGCCGGACCCGCCGTCGTAA
- a CDS encoding glycoside hydrolase family 3 N-terminal domain-containing protein, with protein sequence MAIGGGPGETTPGNGAAPGIEHRDGGERGIGRQGVTRRSALVGGAALVAGAGLLGAAPAYADDPADATRSGSHDLSPRQQAGQRVIWSYPGLTPPQELFDAIRAGLVGGVIFFGENIDRNDRSQIQGVTSALAQAQVDSGIRYPMLIMTDQEGGIVQRLPGAPGISEKQIGESADPVATATSAGTGAAENLLDAGMNCNLAPVLDVYREAGNFDDRFGRSYSMDPAVCGACGAASIVAQQRLGVVTTAKHFPGLGAATRDANTDLGPVTLNLSRSDLRSIDELPFQYAIGAQVDMVMTSWATYPALDPDLPSGLSPSIVQGELRHRLKFRGVTITDAIEAGALDAFGGTGERAVLAAAAGMDILLCSARDVSQGQDAVDALHEAIASRRLNRGQANQALERVIGLRRRLH encoded by the coding sequence ATGGCGATCGGTGGCGGCCCGGGCGAGACGACGCCGGGCAACGGTGCGGCACCCGGTATCGAGCATCGGGACGGCGGCGAACGCGGAATCGGCAGGCAGGGGGTCACCCGGCGCAGCGCCCTCGTCGGCGGTGCCGCCCTCGTCGCCGGCGCGGGGCTGCTGGGCGCGGCCCCCGCGTACGCCGACGACCCGGCCGACGCGACCCGCTCCGGCTCGCACGATCTGTCGCCCCGGCAGCAGGCCGGCCAGCGGGTGATCTGGTCGTACCCGGGGCTCACGCCGCCGCAGGAGCTGTTCGACGCGATCCGGGCCGGGCTGGTCGGCGGCGTCATCTTCTTCGGTGAGAACATCGACCGGAACGACCGCAGCCAGATCCAGGGCGTGACCAGCGCGCTGGCCCAGGCACAGGTCGACAGCGGCATCCGGTACCCGATGCTGATCATGACCGACCAGGAGGGCGGCATCGTCCAGCGGCTGCCCGGTGCGCCCGGCATCTCCGAGAAGCAGATCGGTGAGTCGGCCGACCCGGTGGCCACCGCGACCTCGGCGGGCACCGGCGCGGCGGAGAATCTGCTGGACGCCGGGATGAACTGCAACCTCGCCCCGGTACTGGACGTCTACCGCGAGGCGGGGAACTTCGACGACCGGTTCGGCCGCTCGTACAGCATGGATCCGGCCGTCTGCGGCGCCTGCGGTGCCGCGTCGATCGTCGCCCAGCAGCGGCTCGGCGTGGTCACCACGGCCAAGCACTTCCCCGGCCTCGGCGCCGCGACCAGGGACGCGAACACCGACCTCGGCCCGGTCACGCTGAACCTGTCCCGGTCCGACCTGCGCAGCATCGACGAGCTGCCGTTCCAGTACGCCATCGGCGCCCAGGTGGACATGGTCATGACGTCCTGGGCGACCTACCCGGCGCTGGACCCGGACCTGCCGTCCGGCCTGTCGCCCAGCATCGTGCAGGGCGAGCTGCGGCACCGGCTGAAGTTCCGCGGCGTCACCATCACCGACGCGATCGAGGCCGGCGCGCTGGACGCGTTCGGCGGTACCGGGGAGCGCGCGGTGCTCGCCGCGGCCGCCGGCATGGACATCCTGCTGTGCTCCGCCCGCGACGTCAGCCAGGGCCAGGACGCGGTGGACGCGCTGCACGAGGCGATCGCGAGTCGCCGGCTCAACCGCGGCCAGGCCAACCAGGCGCTGGAGCGGGTCATCGGCCTGCGCCGCCGCCTGCACTGA
- the cofC gene encoding 2-phospho-L-lactate guanylyltransferase, translated as MSPAAHGVDLVVPIKRLDAAKTRLRGVVGSDEHPGLVLALLLDTVTAAARAAGVHRILVICEDKRVPDALSGTGVECVDERGLPGLNAALAFGAERLRSPAGTVGALQADLPALRPAELAAAIAEADGRRAFCADRPGVGTTLLLAAPGQPLDPHFGVGSAAAHAATGAVRIGAGSPSLRCDVDTGDDLAVAAGLGLGPATRRLTGRPEPA; from the coding sequence ATGAGTCCTGCGGCACACGGCGTTGATCTGGTCGTCCCGATCAAGCGGCTGGACGCGGCCAAGACCCGGCTGCGCGGGGTGGTCGGAAGCGACGAGCATCCCGGCCTGGTCCTCGCGCTGCTGCTGGACACCGTGACCGCGGCCGCGCGGGCCGCCGGGGTGCACCGGATCCTGGTGATCTGCGAGGACAAGCGGGTGCCGGACGCGCTGTCGGGTACGGGAGTCGAGTGCGTCGACGAGCGCGGGCTGCCGGGGCTCAACGCGGCGCTGGCGTTCGGCGCCGAGCGGCTGCGCAGCCCGGCCGGTACGGTCGGGGCGCTGCAGGCCGACCTGCCCGCACTGCGCCCGGCCGAGCTGGCGGCGGCGATCGCCGAGGCGGACGGCCGGCGCGCGTTCTGCGCCGACCGGCCCGGCGTCGGTACCACCCTGCTGCTCGCCGCGCCCGGACAGCCGCTCGACCCGCACTTCGGCGTCGGCTCCGCGGCCGCGCACGCGGCCACCGGCGCGGTACGCATCGGCGCCGGGTCACCGTCGTTGCGCTGCGACGTGGACACCGGCGACGACCTCGCCGTCGCGGCCGGACTCGGGCTCGGCCCGGCCACCCGCCGGCTCACCGGCCGGCCCGAACCCGCCTGA